The proteins below are encoded in one region of Ricinus communis isolate WT05 ecotype wild-type chromosome 6, ASM1957865v1, whole genome shotgun sequence:
- the LOC8275930 gene encoding uncharacterized protein LOC8275930 — protein MKAKQLLNDKKFWFASFLIGWAAALQGHMMWLQRQDSFKQKFGTLNQNDNDSNGAHEFRESEDFLKE, from the exons atgaaagcaaAGCAATTACTCAATGACAAGAAATTCtggtttgcttcttttctcATTGGTTGGGCTGCTGCACTCCAG GGACATATGATGTGGTTACAGAGACAAGATTCTTTCAAGCAGAAGTTTGGGACATTGAACCAAAATGATAATGACAGTAATGGTGCCCACGAATTTAGGGAAAGTGAGGATTTTTTGAAggaatga
- the LOC8275929 gene encoding protein ALP1-like, protein MGPIRGLKRRKKAEKKVDQNVLASALSSLKQEQTLDWWDDFSKRITGPLSGSRNTKKFESVFKISRKTFNYICSLVNNDLKARQSNLTGTNGKPLSPNDQVAIALRRLSSGESLSSIGDSFGVNQSTVSHVTWRFVEAMEERGLHHLRWPSTETEMAAIKSKFEKIHSLPNCCGVIDTTHVVMTLPAVDHSNDVWIDREKNHSMVLQAIVDPDMRFRDVIVGYPGSLSDALVLQNSSFFKLSEEGKRLNGKKMELMEGTELGEYIIGDAGFPLMPWLFTPYQHPHQEHQIEFNNRHSATMLLAQIALTRLKEIWRIIHGVMWLPDKNRLPRIIFVCCLLHNIVIDMEDKVLDEMPVSDSHDKDYRQQICESASNSGTEMREKLSLYLSGHPGNRVPRDTELVKSQEMPFHKSSFVWGDIESMEVFRLLPQKPHFSPLIEFEEASREGVAMRHMMTFAMLVEKTSKLRVDDPRNLFQSYLEILANLRLHGFDVKAVMDRLNMLLSMKDRYEQLKGPSKNGHVQLIEHNYEMMKLEEGIDKTDKTISESGEKQAMKVVTKDSGNNASKVDAEVISADILSTKLQFESLAAAPW, encoded by the exons atgGGACCCATCAGAGGtttaaagagaagaaagaaagcagAGAAGAAGGTTGACCAGAATGTGTTGGCTTCTGCTTTGTCTTCATTGAAACAAGAACAAACTTTAGATTGGTGGGATGATTTCTCTAAAAGGATTACTG GTCCTCTATCTGGATCAAGAAATacaaagaaatttgaatctgttttcaaaatttcaagaaagaCATTCAACTATATCTGTTCACTTGTGAATAATGATCTGAAGGCTAGGCAATCTAACTTGACTGGTACCAATGGGAAGCCACTATCTCCAAATGACCAAGTAGCCATTGCTCTTAGGAGACTTAGCTCTGGTGAATCATTGTCAAGCATTGGTGATTCGTTTGGGGTTAACCAATCAACTGTTTCTCATGTAACCTGGCGGTTTGTGGAAGCAATGGAAGAAAGAGGGCTGCACCATCTTCGCTGGCCTTCAACTGAAACAGAAATGGCAGCCATAAAGTCCAAGTTTGAGAAGATACATAGCCTCCCTAATTGCTGTGGGGTGATTGACACTACACACGTTGTCATGACACTGCCTGCTGTTGATCATTCGAATGACGTATGGATTGATCGGGAAAAGAATCATAGCATGGTTTTGCAAGCAATTGTGGACCCCGACATGAGATTCCGTGATGTTATTGTTGGGTATCCAGGTAGTTTAAGCGATGCCCTTGTGCTCCAGAACTCAAgtttttttaaactttcagAAGAAGGGAAAAGGCTAAATGGGAAGAAGATGGAGCTCATGGAAGGAACAGAGTTGGGAGAATATATTATAGGTGATGCAGGGTTTCCCCTAATGCCATGGTTATTTACACCTTATCAACATCCACACCAGGAACATCAGATCGAGTTTAACAACCGACACTCAGCGACAATGTTATTAGCACAGATTGCATTGACAAGACTGAAGGAAATTTGGAGGATTATTCATGGAGTAATGTGGCTGCCTGATAAAAATAGGTTGCCaagaataatatttgtatGCTGCTTGCTGCATAATATTGTTATTGACATGGAAGATAAGGTGCTTGATGAGATGCCGGTGTCTGATAGTCATGACAAGGATTATCGGCAACAGATTTGTGAATCTGCCTCCAATTCAGGCACTGAAATGAGAGAAAAGCTATCTCTTTACTTATCTG GACATCCAGGCAACAGAGTTCCTAGAGACACAGAGCTAGTGAAGAGTCAAGAGATGCCTTTTCATAAAAGCTCATTTGTCTGGGGAGATATTGAATCCATGGAAGTTTTTCGACTCTTGCCACAGAAACCACATTTTAGTCCTCTGATTGAATTTGAGGAGGCAAGCCGGGAAGGGGTCGCCATGCGTCATATGATGACCTTCGCCATGTTGGTAGAGAAGACATCCAAGTTGCGAGTGGACGATCCCAGAAACCTTTTCCAAAGCTATTTGGAAATTCTTGCTAATCTGAGATTGCATGGCTTTGATGTTAAGGCAGTAATGGATCGCCTGAATATGTTGCTGTCAATGAAAGATAGGTATGAACAGCTCAAGGGTCCGTCGAAAAACGGGCACGTTCAGCTCATAGAGCATAATTATGAAATGATGAAGTTGGAAGAAGGTATAGATAAAACTGACAAGACAATAAGCGAGTCAGGAGAGAAACAGGCAATGAAGGTGGTGACTAAAGATTCTGGGAATAATGCTTCAAAGGTGGATGCTGAAGTTATAAGTGCAGACATATTGAGTACCAAGCTTCAGTTTGAAAGCCTAGCTGCTGCACCTTGGTAA
- the LOC8275928 gene encoding protein SOSEKI 5, whose amino-acid sequence MHEDLPVTQEEIGGFTSMKYQDKETNDGKAKMQIQLKPEPEKKVAVVYYLSRNGQLEHPHFVDVSLSSSQGLYLRDVMNTLKILRGQGMASMYSWASKRSYKNAFLWQDLSDDDIIYPCHGQDYVLKGSLLLETSLSFRSNDSISSSSNSRRSSEMNNSSSEAEDSNSPLIRSKSNSWSSIDEHTVYKAETARINGYNVSTQTEDNRRVKMEIEETKPEGLGTIKLKQKEFSAPTSKSIEVYRSDSSNNRYQKAGGYNPSARTNDSKVLMKLIRCGCGSKRFKDFEMMENRY is encoded by the exons ATGCATGAAGACTTGCCAGTTACACAAG AAGAGATTGGAGGTTTCACTTCAATGAAATatcaagacaaagaaaccaaTGATGGAAAAGCCAAGATGCAGATTCAACTAAAGCCTGAACCTGAGAAGAAGGTAGCTGTTGTCTACTATCTATCCCGAAATGGACAGCTTGAACATCCTCATTTTGTTGATGtgtctctctcttcttctcaAGGACTCTATCTTAGAG aTGTGATGAATACACTAAAAATTCTCCGAGGTCAAGGCATGGCAAGCATGTACTCTTGGGCTTCAAAAAG GAGCTACAAGAATGCGTTCCTATGGCAAGATTTGTCAGATGATGACATTATATACCCTTGTCATGGCCAAGACTACGTTCTGAAAGGGTCACTACTCTTGGAAACTTCTTTAAGCTTTCGATCCAACGACTcaatatcatcatcatctaaCTCCAGACGCTCCTCAGAGATGAACAACTCCAGCAGTGAGGCTGAGGACTCGAATTCTCCACTCATTAGAAGCAAAAGTAATTCATGGAGTTCAATTGATGAACACACAGTTTACAAGGCCGAAACTGCTCGCATAAATGGTTATAATGTGTCAACACAGACAGAAGATAATCGAAGAGTGAAAATGGAAATCGAAGAAACTAAACCTGAAGGACTTGGCACTATAAAGCTGAAGCAAAAGGAGTTTTCTGCACCAACTTCAAAGTCTATAGAAGTTTATAGATCAGATAGCAGTAATAATAGATATCAGAAGGCTGGAGGGTATAATCCTAGTGCTCGAACGAATGATTCGAAGGTTCTGATGAAGCTGATCAGATGCGGATGTGGGTCAAAAAGGTTCAAAGATTTTGAGATGATGGAAAATAGGTATTGA
- the LOC8275927 gene encoding phragmoplastin interacting protein 1, with protein sequence MVLSNKKLKQKIREARAECLVETVSNGKGLTTNQEGYPRLQELLEAAKQSSKLSKREKGRKKQALQGLDNAQKRIRDNDQENKVTEDSNEKGLVGEGHNVENNEEKKKKKRKREEGESKEKVLMGDGDNGLVKKTKNKKKKNKNRKKKAKNAEVKVGDEAKEVAEETNIISESQISEDSATKVYVGGIPYYSTEEDIRSYFEGCGTITEVDCMTFPDSGKFRGIAIIGFKTEAAAKRALALDGSDMGGFFLKIQPYKTTRTFQAKKVSDFAPKIVEGYNRIYVGNLSWDITEEDLRKFFSGCKISSVRWGTDKETGEFRGYGHVEFSDNLSLLMALKLDQQIVCGRAIKISCAVPMKGAKVHATAAPTATGNEADNGELSTVSGKMRRRTCYECHQKGHVSTACPKVLASAAATDTVTANEADNNTNASIAASKATGNEADNGELSTISGKMRRRTCYECHQKGHVSTACPKVLASAAATDTVIANEADKNTNASSAAPKDTSNEADNDGLAASSGKMRRRTCYECNQKGHISTACPNKKIIETNSNAS encoded by the exons ATGGTATTATCAAACAAGAAGCTAAAGCAAAAGATAAGAGAAGCAAGGGCCGAATGTTTAGTGGAAACTGTGTCTAACGGAAAGGGATTAACAACAAATCAAGAAGGATATCCTAGGCTTCAAGAGCTTCTGGAAGCAGCAAAACAGAGTTCAAAATTGTCAAAGAgggaaaaaggaagaaagaagcaAGCTTTGCAAGGATTAGATAATGCCCAAAAGCGTATAAGAGACAATGATCAAGAAAATAAGGTAACTGAAGACAGTAATGAAAAGGGTTTAGTAGGTGAGGGTCATAACGTTGAAAAcaatgaagaaaagaaaaagaagaagagaaagagagaggagGGAGAAAGTAAAGAAAAGGTTTTAATGGGTGATGGTGATAATGGGTTAGTGAAGAAGacaaagaacaagaagaaaaagaacaagaacagGAAAAAGAAGGCTAAGAATGCGGAGGTGAAAGTAGGTGATGAGGCAAAAGAGGTTGCAGAAGAAACAAATATTATCAGTGAAAG TCAAATCAGTGAGGATTCTGCTACAAAAGTTTATGTTGGAGGCATTCCCTACTACTCGACTGAGGAAGATATTCGAAGTTACTTTGAGGGCTGTGGCACTATAACTGAAGTTGATTGTATGACGTTTCCTGACAGTGGGAAGTTCAGAGGAATTGCCATAATTGGTTTTAAG ACTGAAGCTGCAGCTAAGCGGGCCTTGGCTCTTGATGGATCTGACAT GGGtggattttttcttaaaattcaaCCATACAAGACAACCCGCACCTTTCAAGCCAAAAAAGTGTCTGATTTTGCCCCAAAAATTGTTGAGGGGTACAACAGAATCTATGTCGGAAATCTGTCATGGGATATAACTGAGGAAGACCTGAGGAAATTTTTCTCAGGTTGCAAGATATCATCTGTACGTTGGGGTACAGACAAGGAAACAGGAGAATTCCGTGGGTATGGCCATGTGGAATTTTCGGACAATCTCTCATTGTTGATGGCATTAAAGTTGGATCAGCAGATTGTATGTGGACGAGCCATCAAGATAAGCTGTGCTGTTCCTATGAAAGGAGCAAAAGTACATGCAACTGCCGCTCCCACAGCCACAGGTAATGAAGCTGATAATGGTGAGTTGAGCACGGTCAGTGGTAAGATGAGGAGGAGGACCTGCTATGAGTGTCATCAGAAAGGTCATGTTTCTACAGCCTGCCCAAAAGTACTTGCAAGTGCTGCAGCCACAGACACAGTCACAGCAAATGAAGCTGATAACAATACAAATGCAAGTATTGCTGCATCCAAAGCCACAGGTAATGAAGCTGATAATGGTGAGCTGAGCACGATCAGTGGTAAGATGAGGAGGAGGACCTGCTATGAATGTCATCAGAAAGGTCATGTTTCTACAGCCTGCCCAAAAGTACTTGCAAGTGCTGCAGCCACAGACACAGTCATAGCAAATGAAGCTGATAAGAATACAAATGCAAGTAGTGCTGCACCCAAAGATACAAGTAATGAAGCTGATAATGATGGGTTGGCTGCAAGCAGCGGTAAGATGAGGAGGAGGACCTGCTATGAATGTAATCAGAAAGGTCATATTTCTACAGCTTGCccaaacaagaaaattattgAAACGAATTCTAATGCAAGTTGA
- the LOC8275926 gene encoding protein COFACTOR ASSEMBLY OF COMPLEX C SUBUNIT B CCB3, chloroplastic isoform X1 — translation MATCASLFSNTQIKGWRPLVHKKQKFNFSEQFNCLIRRNPSDDYHVLQSSIRCSAVNTELLPTYATISERPLNSFEDVQNINLNVVKTSEATSKFIQSSVVADLDPATAKLAIGFLGPFLSAFGFLFILRIVMSWYPKLPVGKFPYVIAYAPTEPILVPTRKVIPPVGGVDVTPVVWFGLISFLNEILLGPQGLLVLLSQQVN, via the exons ATGGCAACGTGTGCTTCTCTTTTCAGCAATACCCAGATAAAAG GGTGGAGGCCTTTAGTGcacaagaaacaaaaattcaaCTTTTCT GAACAGTTCAACTGTCTAATAAGAAGAAATCCAAGTGATGATTATCATGTCTTGCAGTCTAGCATTCGTTGTTCTGCAGTAAACACTGAACTGTTGCCCACATATGCAACCATTTCAGAGCGCCCATTAAACAGTTTTGAGGACGTCCAGAACATCAATCTCAATGTAGTAAAAACATCTGAAGCTACCTCAAAGTTCATTCAGAGTTCAGTAGTGGCAGATTTAGACCCTGCCACAGCAAAGCTAGCAATTGGGTTTTTGGGGCCATTTCTCTCAGCATTTGGTTTTCTATTCATTTTGAGAATAGTAATGTCTTGGTACCCTAAGCTTCCTGTTGGAAAATTTCCATATGTAATAGCTTATGCTCCCACAGAACCGATTCTCGTTCCAACTCGAAAGGTGATTCCACCAGTCGGAGGAGTGGATGTGACTCCTGTAGTCTGGTTTGGATTGATTAGTTTCCTAAATGAAATACTGCTTGGACCTCAAGGGCTTTTAGTCCTTCTTTCTCAACAGGTTAACTAG
- the LOC8275926 gene encoding protein COFACTOR ASSEMBLY OF COMPLEX C SUBUNIT B CCB3, chloroplastic isoform X2 → MATCASLFSNTQIKGWRPLVHKKQKFNFSFNCLIRRNPSDDYHVLQSSIRCSAVNTELLPTYATISERPLNSFEDVQNINLNVVKTSEATSKFIQSSVVADLDPATAKLAIGFLGPFLSAFGFLFILRIVMSWYPKLPVGKFPYVIAYAPTEPILVPTRKVIPPVGGVDVTPVVWFGLISFLNEILLGPQGLLVLLSQQVN, encoded by the exons ATGGCAACGTGTGCTTCTCTTTTCAGCAATACCCAGATAAAAG GGTGGAGGCCTTTAGTGcacaagaaacaaaaattcaaCTTTTCT TTCAACTGTCTAATAAGAAGAAATCCAAGTGATGATTATCATGTCTTGCAGTCTAGCATTCGTTGTTCTGCAGTAAACACTGAACTGTTGCCCACATATGCAACCATTTCAGAGCGCCCATTAAACAGTTTTGAGGACGTCCAGAACATCAATCTCAATGTAGTAAAAACATCTGAAGCTACCTCAAAGTTCATTCAGAGTTCAGTAGTGGCAGATTTAGACCCTGCCACAGCAAAGCTAGCAATTGGGTTTTTGGGGCCATTTCTCTCAGCATTTGGTTTTCTATTCATTTTGAGAATAGTAATGTCTTGGTACCCTAAGCTTCCTGTTGGAAAATTTCCATATGTAATAGCTTATGCTCCCACAGAACCGATTCTCGTTCCAACTCGAAAGGTGATTCCACCAGTCGGAGGAGTGGATGTGACTCCTGTAGTCTGGTTTGGATTGATTAGTTTCCTAAATGAAATACTGCTTGGACCTCAAGGGCTTTTAGTCCTTCTTTCTCAACAGGTTAACTAG
- the LOC8275925 gene encoding F-box protein At2g39490, with protein MDDRISSMPDEIIFHIICSLPFESAIQTIFLSKRWRFLWDTSLVQHGTEEDVASAICSFLENFNERDPLTNTRKFRFHFVHGNVLLAIIAPNNKLFLDFSDEKQEFHRQFKLQLEFNNPQNLVSQPSPSTFFVKNLHLTSVSFLTSEAVSSILTKFQFLETLKITCCNCLQSLSIGSDTKLLSLTIFDCLPLEFLHIRSFKLRTFRYRGSLPSFLPEYHYNLVDAFLDFRQGPRTCSIMTNHDLDLVLLTIKNVKILTLCKWTFEALICPVLSTFLAEFQFYNLKELWWIDNSDQEYDCDALISFLKLCPSLEQLFVTIDPKSYYMERTATCSIQAGRNTKLKHLKMVKLDRFSNEADEIHLAKCLQQIITSEPLIFASSNGSCMRRLIHDPLHQLKQKGIGSLEVAAGAPGHETKFSYTSVEVRDMNQLCPKHVHMDL; from the exons ATGGATGACAGGATTAGTAGTATGCCTGATGAGATCATTTTCCACATCATTTGTTCACTTCCTTTTGAGTCTGCAATACAAACAATTTTCCTTTCAAAGAGATGGAGATTTCTATGGGATACATCTCTGGTGCAACATGGCACGGAAGAGGATGTGGCTAGTGCAATCTGTAgttttcttgaaaattttaatgagCGAGATCCATTAACAAATACCAGGAAATTTCGGTTCCATTTTGTCCATGGCAATGTGCTTTTAGCTATCATTGCACCTAACAATAAACTCTTTCTTGATTTCTCTGACGAGAAACAAGAATTTCACAGGCAGTTTAAGTTGCAATTAGAGTTCAATAATCCCCAAAACCTTGTCAGCCAGCCATCTCCCTCTACTTTCTTTGTCAAAAATCTTCATTTAACATCAGTTAGCTTTCTTACAAGTGAAGCAGTTTCTTCCATACTAACGAAATTTCAGTTTCTTGAAACCTTGAAAATCACTTGCTGCAACTGTTTACAGTCTTTAAGTATAGGTTCTGACACAAAGCTTTTAAGCTTGACAATCTTCGATTGTCTACCGTTAGAGTTTCTCCATATCAGATCCTTTAAACTTCGAACTTTCCGATATCGTGGATCACTACCTTCCTTTTTGCCTGAATATCACTATAACTTGGTTGATGCTTTTCTTGATTTCAGACAAGGTCCTAGAACTTGTAGCATCATGACTAATCATGATCTTGACTTGGTTCTTTTAACTATAAAGAATGTAAAAATACTGACTCTATGCAAATGGACATTTGAG GCATTGATCTGCCCTGTGCTGTCTACATTTCTTGCAGAATTTCAGTTCTATAATCTAAAAGAGCTGTGGTGGATTGATAATTCAGATCAAGAATATGATTGTGATGCCTTAATCTCTTTCCTAAAACTATGTCCCTCACTGGAGCAACTCTTTGTCACA ATTGATCCCAAAAGCTACTATATGGAAAGGACTGCAACTTGTTCAATACAAGCTGGTAGGAATACAAAATTGAAACACCTTAAAATGGTTAAATTGGATAGGTTTTCAAATGAGGCAGATGAGATACACTTGGCTAAATGTCTACAACAGATCATCACTAGTGAGCCACTAATCTTTGCATCAAGTAATGGAAGTTGCATGAGAAGACTGATTCATGACCCTCTGCACCAACTAAAGCAGAAGGGTATAGGCAGCTTGGAAGTGGCAGCTGGAGCACCGGGGCATGAAACGAAGTTTTCTTACACATCTGTCGAAGTAAGAGATATGAATCAATTGTGCCCTAAGCATGTTCATATGGACCTGTAA